One region of Anaeromyxobacter paludicola genomic DNA includes:
- the mfd gene encoding transcription-repair coupling factor has translation MAFQERTTPSDSPAVREVLRALAEGRPAEVTGLSGAARGLLARALLATPKGQPAPVLLAVAQDEEEADLLARDLAFFLATGHNHSVSGGTAPGAGDRAAGTSGTALAGDSAVLRVPADPVLPYDDLSPDRGLEMERLAALCRLHLREKVRAVVVSARALARRMVPKAVFDELTDILGKGVQIEREALASRLVALGYTRVPLVEDPGAFAVRGGIVDLWSPLDSRPVRLEFFGDEIESCRAFDPDGQRTTEEVPEVVLCPAREALFTEGGKAAAKEAVRELAERVDRPTTRVREILDAVDAGTPFFGMEALLPGFHRGGLGTLFDYLPERLVAYVDDAANVEAALQDLDEELEREHRGAVKRDELALPPAAHFLGKSEALAKIAGLPRVLRHRVWLGTAPPIAFQLEETAGLRAEIEGAHGEEGALAPLLRRLDDWRRRGISTVVACASPGSADRLRRLLEDRRQAVRTHPGPFSGTEPSAPWYDPAIHAHLVPGDVTAGFVDAGSRLALLSDEEIFGKKARRKVRAAKADNAFAASFRELNEGDLVVHVEHGIAKYLGLTKMQIRGVEADFLVLAYEGADRLYLPVSKLRQVQKFTGAAAEAVRLDKLGGQSFALRKARVKEQLLKMAAELLDVYAARAAHPGFEFKEPEELFREFEAEFPYEPTPDQARAIEDVVQDMLKAGERAAGKGPMDRLVCGDVGYGKTEVAMRAAMLSVLSKKQVAVLVPTTVLAAQHERNFRERFKGYPVRIEAVSRMKSAEAVRQLLKDAAAGKVDIVIGTHRLLAADVSFKDLGLIVVDEEQRFGVAHKERLKKLRKLVDVLTLTATPIPRTLHMSLAGARDLSIIATPPEDRRSIRTFVVKFDPGAIKEAIEQELKRGGQVYFVHNRVRSIAAIEKFLSELVPGARLGVAHGQMGEGQLEKVMSRFVNREIDVLIASSIIESGLDIPSANTIIVNRADHFGLSQLYQIRGRVGRSRERAYAWLLVPARRPVTKDAQKRLEVLQQFSELGAGFKIASHDLEIRGAGNLLGKDQSGHIEAVGFDLYTQLMDEAVRELKGEPPREEIDPDVQLPVPAFIPDPYMPDVHQRLYFYKRFAQASSDEELDEIRAEIVDRYGDAPDEVDALCALHEVKVRLRALRIRALESGPGRLVFTLGDQAALDPFQLAKRVQASSGALRLTPDMKLVAHVGQGGSVAPPPEKPARPAGKARVKAAPGRTAASRPPPPPLAPTPAQEAAHGLEMLRAAKEVLAGLARVATAD, from the coding sequence TTGGCTTTCCAGGAACGAACGACCCCATCCGACAGCCCCGCCGTCCGGGAGGTCCTGCGCGCGCTCGCCGAAGGGCGCCCGGCCGAGGTCACCGGCCTGTCCGGCGCCGCCCGCGGCCTGCTGGCGCGCGCCCTCCTCGCCACGCCCAAGGGCCAGCCCGCGCCCGTCCTCCTCGCCGTCGCGCAGGACGAGGAGGAGGCCGATCTCCTCGCCCGCGACCTCGCCTTCTTCCTCGCAACTGGCCACAACCACTCGGTAAGTGGCGGGACCGCCCCCGGTGCCGGAGATCGGGCCGCGGGCACCTCCGGCACCGCCCTCGCCGGAGACTCGGCCGTCCTCCGGGTCCCCGCCGACCCGGTGCTCCCCTACGACGACCTCTCGCCCGACCGCGGCCTCGAGATGGAGCGGCTCGCCGCCCTCTGCCGCCTTCACCTGCGCGAGAAGGTCCGGGCGGTGGTGGTCTCGGCCCGCGCCCTCGCCCGGCGCATGGTGCCGAAGGCGGTCTTCGACGAGCTGACCGACATCCTCGGCAAGGGGGTGCAGATCGAGCGGGAGGCGCTGGCGTCGCGCCTGGTGGCGCTCGGCTACACGCGCGTCCCGCTGGTGGAGGACCCGGGCGCGTTCGCGGTCCGCGGCGGGATCGTGGACCTCTGGAGCCCGCTCGACTCGCGCCCGGTCCGGCTCGAGTTCTTCGGCGACGAGATCGAGAGCTGCCGCGCCTTCGATCCCGACGGCCAGCGGACCACCGAAGAGGTGCCGGAGGTGGTGCTCTGCCCGGCGCGCGAGGCGCTCTTCACCGAGGGGGGCAAGGCGGCCGCCAAGGAGGCGGTCCGGGAGCTCGCCGAGCGGGTGGACCGCCCGACCACCCGCGTCCGCGAGATCCTCGACGCGGTGGACGCCGGCACCCCGTTCTTCGGTATGGAGGCGCTCCTCCCCGGCTTCCACCGGGGCGGCCTCGGCACCCTCTTCGACTACCTGCCCGAGCGGCTCGTGGCGTACGTGGACGACGCCGCCAACGTCGAGGCCGCGCTCCAGGACCTCGACGAGGAGCTCGAGCGCGAGCACCGGGGGGCGGTGAAGCGCGACGAGCTGGCGCTGCCGCCCGCGGCCCACTTCCTCGGCAAATCCGAGGCCCTGGCGAAGATCGCGGGGTTGCCGCGCGTCCTCCGGCACCGGGTCTGGCTCGGTACGGCGCCGCCCATCGCCTTCCAGCTCGAGGAGACCGCGGGGCTCCGGGCCGAGATCGAGGGCGCCCACGGCGAGGAGGGGGCGCTCGCGCCGCTCCTGCGCCGGCTCGACGACTGGCGCCGGCGCGGCATCTCGACGGTGGTCGCCTGCGCCAGCCCCGGCTCGGCCGACCGGCTCCGCCGGCTCCTCGAGGACCGCCGCCAGGCCGTCCGCACCCATCCGGGACCGTTCTCCGGCACCGAGCCCTCCGCCCCCTGGTACGACCCGGCCATCCACGCCCACCTCGTGCCGGGCGACGTCACCGCCGGCTTCGTGGACGCCGGCTCCCGGCTGGCGCTCCTCTCCGACGAGGAGATCTTCGGGAAGAAGGCGCGCCGGAAGGTCCGCGCCGCCAAGGCGGACAACGCCTTCGCGGCGAGCTTCCGCGAGCTCAACGAGGGCGACCTCGTCGTCCACGTCGAGCACGGAATCGCGAAGTACCTCGGGCTCACCAAGATGCAGATCCGCGGGGTCGAGGCCGACTTCCTCGTGCTCGCGTACGAGGGGGCCGACCGGCTCTACCTCCCGGTCTCCAAGCTGCGCCAGGTGCAGAAGTTCACCGGCGCCGCGGCCGAGGCGGTGCGGCTCGACAAGCTCGGCGGGCAGTCCTTCGCCCTGCGCAAGGCGCGGGTGAAGGAGCAGCTCCTCAAGATGGCGGCGGAGCTGCTCGACGTGTACGCCGCCCGGGCCGCCCACCCCGGCTTCGAGTTCAAGGAGCCGGAGGAGCTCTTCCGCGAGTTCGAGGCCGAGTTCCCCTACGAGCCCACCCCCGACCAGGCGCGCGCCATCGAGGACGTGGTGCAGGACATGCTCAAGGCCGGCGAACGGGCCGCGGGCAAAGGCCCGATGGATCGCCTGGTGTGCGGCGACGTGGGCTACGGCAAGACCGAGGTGGCGATGCGCGCCGCCATGCTCTCGGTGCTCTCGAAGAAGCAGGTGGCGGTGCTCGTCCCCACCACCGTGCTCGCCGCCCAGCACGAGCGGAACTTCCGCGAGCGCTTCAAGGGCTACCCGGTCCGCATCGAGGCCGTGTCGCGCATGAAGTCGGCCGAGGCGGTGCGCCAGCTCCTCAAGGACGCCGCCGCCGGCAAGGTGGACATCGTCATCGGCACCCACCGGCTCCTCGCCGCCGACGTCTCCTTCAAGGACCTCGGGCTCATCGTGGTGGACGAGGAGCAGCGCTTCGGCGTGGCGCACAAGGAGCGGCTCAAGAAGCTGCGCAAGCTCGTGGACGTCCTCACGCTCACCGCGACCCCCATCCCGCGCACGCTGCACATGAGCCTCGCCGGCGCCCGCGACCTCTCGATCATCGCCACGCCGCCGGAGGACCGCCGCTCCATCCGCACCTTCGTGGTGAAGTTCGACCCGGGCGCGATCAAGGAGGCCATCGAGCAGGAGCTGAAGCGCGGCGGGCAGGTCTACTTCGTCCACAACCGCGTCCGCTCGATCGCGGCCATCGAGAAGTTCCTCTCCGAGCTCGTGCCGGGGGCGCGGCTCGGCGTGGCGCACGGGCAGATGGGCGAGGGGCAGCTCGAGAAGGTGATGAGCCGGTTCGTGAACCGCGAGATCGACGTGCTCATCGCCTCGTCGATCATCGAGAGCGGCCTCGACATCCCGAGCGCGAACACCATCATCGTGAACCGCGCCGACCACTTCGGCCTGTCGCAGCTCTACCAGATCCGCGGCCGCGTCGGCCGGAGCCGCGAGCGCGCCTACGCCTGGCTCCTCGTGCCGGCGCGCCGCCCGGTGACGAAGGACGCCCAGAAGCGGCTCGAGGTCCTGCAGCAGTTCTCCGAGCTGGGCGCCGGCTTCAAGATCGCGAGCCACGACCTCGAGATCCGCGGCGCGGGCAACCTGCTCGGCAAGGACCAGTCCGGCCACATCGAGGCGGTCGGGTTCGACCTCTACACGCAGCTCATGGACGAGGCGGTGCGCGAGCTCAAGGGCGAGCCGCCCCGGGAGGAGATCGACCCGGACGTGCAGCTGCCGGTGCCGGCCTTCATCCCCGACCCGTACATGCCCGACGTCCACCAGCGGCTCTACTTCTACAAGCGCTTCGCGCAGGCCTCGTCGGACGAGGAGCTCGACGAGATCCGGGCCGAGATCGTGGACCGCTACGGCGACGCGCCCGACGAGGTGGACGCGCTCTGCGCCCTGCACGAGGTGAAGGTCCGGCTGCGCGCGCTGCGGATCCGGGCGCTCGAGAGCGGGCCGGGGCGGCTCGTCTTCACCCTCGGGGACCAGGCGGCGCTCGACCCCTTCCAGCTCGCCAAGCGGGTGCAGGCCTCGAGCGGCGCGCTGCGGCTCACGCCCGACATGAAGCTCGTGGCGCACGTGGGGCAAGGTGGGAGCGTCGCGCCCCCGCCCGAGAAGCCGGCCCGCCCGGCGGGGAAGGCCCGCGTCAAGGCGGCGCCCGGCCGCACCGCCGCCTCGCGCCCGCCGCCCCCGCCGCTCGCGCCCACGCCCGCGCAGGAGGCCGCCCACGGGCTCGAGATGCTGCGCGCCGCGAAGGAGGTCCTGGCCGGCCTCGCCCGGGTCGCCACGGCGGACTGA
- a CDS encoding peptidylprolyl isomerase encodes MFRRSIVVSVVAAAGLVACNKGAPGKSGPVVASGNGVTITAPELKARLDEQSPFIRQRFTSLDRKKEFLQNLVQFELLAGEAQKAGMEKDPDVQYLVKRAMVQKYLQKKFADTEGAKNIPDAELQKFYDEHKDDYQKAAKQRLSVIVVKDGAAAKKTAAALKEQEKKNPLAFANVARETSQDDASKATGGDVGYKTKDELEKAYGKAFADAVAPLKDNDEAGPIETPQGFVIAKVTGHQEEINRPFDQVKAQIASRLWSEKKKKEFDEFTKQLKDKANVKVNDAELEKVEVAAAPAGMGGMMGGGMGGGMMGGGAPRAPMGGGANVAHPPMPAPAPAAK; translated from the coding sequence ATGTTCCGCCGCTCGATCGTCGTCTCGGTCGTGGCCGCCGCCGGCCTCGTCGCGTGCAACAAGGGCGCGCCCGGCAAGTCCGGCCCGGTGGTCGCTTCCGGTAACGGCGTGACCATCACCGCCCCGGAGCTGAAGGCCCGCCTCGACGAGCAGTCGCCCTTCATCCGCCAGCGCTTCACCTCGCTCGACCGGAAGAAGGAGTTCCTCCAGAACCTGGTCCAGTTCGAGCTCCTCGCCGGCGAGGCGCAGAAGGCCGGGATGGAGAAGGACCCCGACGTCCAGTACCTCGTGAAGCGGGCGATGGTGCAGAAGTACCTGCAGAAGAAGTTCGCCGACACCGAGGGCGCGAAGAACATCCCGGACGCCGAGCTCCAGAAGTTCTACGACGAGCACAAGGACGACTACCAGAAGGCCGCCAAGCAGCGGCTCTCGGTGATCGTGGTGAAGGACGGCGCCGCCGCCAAGAAGACCGCCGCGGCGCTCAAGGAGCAGGAGAAGAAGAACCCGCTCGCCTTCGCCAACGTGGCGCGCGAGACCTCGCAGGACGACGCCTCCAAGGCCACCGGCGGCGACGTCGGCTACAAGACCAAGGACGAGCTCGAGAAGGCGTACGGCAAGGCGTTCGCCGACGCGGTCGCCCCGCTGAAGGACAACGACGAGGCCGGCCCGATCGAGACCCCGCAGGGCTTCGTCATCGCCAAGGTCACCGGGCACCAGGAGGAGATCAACCGGCCCTTCGACCAGGTGAAGGCCCAGATCGCGAGCCGCCTCTGGAGCGAGAAGAAGAAGAAGGAGTTCGACGAGTTCACGAAGCAGCTCAAGGACAAGGCGAACGTGAAGGTGAACGACGCCGAGCTCGAGAAGGTCGAGGTCGCCGCGGCCCCCGCCGGCATGGGCGGGATGATGGGCGGTGGCATGGGTGGCGGCATGATGGGCGGCGGGGCTCCCCGCGCCCCGATGGGCGGCGGCGCCAACGTCGCCCACCCGCCGATGCCGGCCCCGGCGCCGGCCGCCAAGTAG